The Neomonachus schauinslandi chromosome 4, ASM220157v2, whole genome shotgun sequence genome includes a region encoding these proteins:
- the MASP2 gene encoding mannan-binding lectin serine protease 2 — MRLLVLLGLLWGWAATLPGPQWPEPMFGRLASPGFPGEYANNQEQRWTLTAPPGYRLRLYFTHFHLELSYLCEYDYVKLSSGSKVLTTLCGQESTDTERAPGNDTFYSPASSLDVTFRSDYSNEKPFTGFEAFYAAEDIDECQVPPGQASPCDHHCHNHLGGFYCSCRRGYVLHRNKRTCSALCSGQVFTNRSGMLSSPEYPQPYPKLSSCTYGIQLEEGFSIILDFVGSFDVETHPDTQCPYDTLKIQTDKEEYGPFCGTTLPPRIETKSNAMTITFVTDQSGDHTGWKIHYASTAQPCPGPVAPPNGHIAPVQAQYILKDRFAVFCETGYELLQGDLPLKSFAAVCQKDGSWDQPMPTCSIVDCGPPDDLPRGQAESITGPEVTTYKAVIQYRCDEFYTMTPDDGKYVCEADGFWTSSKGETSLPVCEPVCGISTSTMGGRIYRGQEAKLGDFPWQVLLLGQATAAGALLQDGWILTAAHAVYAQKEAASSLRHQNGYREETVSSLHTSLGRGHFYT, encoded by the exons ATGAG GCTGCTGGTCCTCCTGGGCTTGCTGTGGGGCTGGGCAGCCACACTCCCCGGCCCACAGTGGCCTGAGCCCATGTTTGGGCGCCTGGCATCGCCTGGCTTCCCCGGGGAGTACGCCAACAACCAGGAGCAGCGCTGGACCCTGACGGCACCCCCCGGCTACCGTCTGCGCCTCTATTTCACCCACTTCCACCTGGAGCTCTCCTACCTCTGCGAGTACGACTATGTCAAG CTGAGCTCGGGGAGCAAGGTGCTGACCACGCTGTGCGGGCAGGAGAGCACAGACACGGAGCGCGCCCCCGGCAATGACACCTTCTACTCGCCGGCCTCCAGCCTGGACGTCACCTTCCGCTCCGACTACTCCAACGAGAAGCCGTTCACGGGCTTTGAGGCCTTCTACGCAGCAGAGG acatCGATGAGTGCCAGGTGCCGCCGGGACAGGCATCTCCCTGCGACCACCACTGCCACAACCACCTGGGTGGCTTCTATTGCTCCTGCCGCAGGGGCTACGTCCTCCACAGGAACAAGCGCACCTGCTCAG CCCTGTGTTCAGGTCAGGTCTTCACCAACCGGTCGGGGATGCTCAGCAGCCCTGAATACCCGCAGCCGTACCCCAAACTCTCAAGTTGCACCTATGGCATCCAACTGGAGGAGGGGTTCAGCATTATCCTGGACTTTGTGGGGTCCTTCGACGTGGAGACACACCCGGACACCCAGTGTCCCTACGACACCCTCAAG ATTCAAACAGACAAAGAGGAATATGGCCCATTTTGTGGGACAACGTTGCCCCCTAGGATTGAAACTAAAAGCAATGCCATGACCATCACCTTTGTCACTGATCAGTCGGGGGACCACACAGGCTGGAAGATCCACTACGCCAGCACAG cTCAGCCCTGCCCTGGTCCGGTGGCGCCACCTAATGGCCACATCGCGCCAGTGCAAGCCCAGTACATCCTGAAGGATCGCTTCGCCGTCTTTTGCGAGACCGGTTATGAGCTTCTCCAA GGTGATTTGCCCCTGAAATCATTTGCTGCCGTCTGTCAGAAAGATGGATCTTGGGACCAGCCGATGCCCACGTGCAGCA TTGTTGACTGTGGCCCTCCTGATGACCTACCCAGAGGCCAAGCGGAGTCCATCACAGGCCCTGAAGTGACCACGTACAAAGCGGTGATTCAGTACCGCTGTGATGAGTTCTACACAATGACACCTGATGACG GTAAATACGTGTGTGAGGCTGATGGATTCTGGACGAGCTCCAAAGGAGAAACATCACTCCCAGTCTGTGAGCCTG TTTGTGGAATATCAACTAGTACCATGGGAGGTCGTATATACAGAGGGCAGGAGGCGAAGCTTGGTGATTTCCCCTGGCAAGTCCTGTTACTAGGTCAAGCTACAGCAGCGGGCGCACTCCTGCAGGATGGCTGGATCCTAACAGCTGCTCACGCTGTATACGCACAGAAAGAAGCTGCCTCCTCCTTAAGACATCAGAATGGGTACCGTGAAGAGACTGTCAGCTCATTACACACAAGCCTGGGCCGAGGCCATTTTTATACATGA